From Camarhynchus parvulus chromosome 10, STF_HiC, whole genome shotgun sequence, one genomic window encodes:
- the UACA gene encoding uveal autoantigen with coiled-coil domains and ankyrin repeats isoform X2 encodes MICWFSCAAKDTLNPDWSKYDDRLMKAAERGDVEKVSSILAKKGVSPTKLDVEGRSAFHVVASKGNLDCLNTILVHGVDITATDAAGRNALHLAAKYGHALCLQKLLQYNCPTENVDLQGRTALHDAAMSDCSASIQLLCDHGAAVNSKDGDGRTPLVLATQMCRPTVCQLLIDRGADVNARDKQSRTALMLGCEYGCKDAVEVLLRNGADVGLTDGLGHDCAYYARIGDNIDILALIKAAVEDSSRGRDSIKRGQAEQKVSSVSQKWGRGYGAQEELQLFQKEPSTQDLELENQDLKDRMREVQEEQRMLLDRISGLQLQLTEKDELKKILTTKEKQQEESLRTIEALKAKLKYYEGDSAGSGGNFGNRKEDLLLKQGQAFAVESQSRSMLRPLELSLPSQSPSSEKETLKKELESLRSSFGAAKEEISKLQRELALKASECRALVSECERSKAESDSQVRQLEDALKDVQKRMFDSEGKVKQMQSHFLALKEHLASEVASGSSKVTEELKEQLREMKAKYEGASAEVGKLRNQIKQNELLVAEFQRDEGRLVEENKRLQKELVKLEVERDKRGRNVTELEGQLRETAAKLAQSVSAEQFENMKGLLSNEVNEKARRLAEVEGEREKLQAELVLLQRESESQRAQLAQHVKAEEHEQMRSGFELRKEELGKAISELSQKNETLQKELERLQADNKVLKQQVQMLKTEIKSQNVPLKIHEELKKANDLAVGDLTKKLFEITKKYNESKAEAEKLLAEKNNLNENISHLQAVYLSPEQHKKELEALKSNGIELEKQLAELQKKYDEEQAKVGKLVAENTGLRETLRDQYVLATTHEEVKTVLSSTLEKTNGELSDLKGKIGEIKQEFLRVNEENGALKNKVKLLQNQLKTEYISLKDHEAMVNTLNKSVQELQESNAAVRAEHQRGQDEILQLHAEIEAQKKELDTIQECIKSKYAPVASFEDREQSLEGTVQELRAQLQEQQQRCRGSEEEAQRCREESEQLRSGLLSIQNDLQHNYVLAEKCHQLERLCASSMEELGQQLRALLRKHTGHEGRQDGAVAHEVPAERLQALREALGRTVEELQQALSSKEERYREETLRVGELQQELAQLKESSVSLVEYTQLKEGLEGEMAAVKRGLEEKEAETRAKSEEVLRLQEELRRSQQALAELQSQEVVAVAEYSSMKAALEAQVSSMAGHLASMSHKYEQACEEALQARRSELSLKDEKELLQLRSCSIEQEIKDQKERCDKSLTTIIDLQKRIQESAKQVEAKDNKITELLNDVERLKQALSGLSQLTYTTGIPSKRHNQQVELLQSQVKTLQQQLADATRQHQEVVAVYRTHLLSAVQGHMDEDVQAALLQIIRMRQGLVC; translated from the exons ATGATTTGTTGGTTCTCTTGTGCAGCCAAGGACACA CTGAACCCAGACTGGAGCAAGTACGATGACAGGCTAATGAAGGCAGCTGAGAGGGGCGATGTGGAGAAGGTTTCATCCATCCTGGCCAAGAAGGGGGTCAGTCCCACCAAGCTGGACGTGGAGGGGAGATCCGC attCCATGTTGTAGCATCAAAGGGAAACCTGGATTGCTTGAACACCATCCTGGTGCACGGAGTTGATATCACAGCCACTGATGCTGCAG GCAGAAACGCCCTGCACTTGGCTGCCAAGTATGGCCATGCTTTGTGCTTGCAGAAGCTCTTGCAG taCAATTGTCCGACAGAGAATGTGGATCTCCAGGGAAGAACTGCTCTTCATGATGCAG ccatgtCGGACTGCTCCGCcagcatccagctgctctgcGACCACGGCGCCGCCGTCAACTCCAAGGACGGG gacGGGAGGACACCGCTGGTGCTGGCCACGCAGATGTGTCGCCCCACGGTGTGCCAGCTGCTCATCGACAGGGGGGCCGACGTCAATGCCAGGGACAAGCAGAGCAG GACTGCCCTAATGTTGGGCTGTGAATATGGCTGCAAGGATGCCGTGGAGGTGTTGCTCAGGAATGGTGCTGATGTTGGTTTGACTGATGGCCTTGGCCATGACTGTGCTTACTATGCCAGGATTGGGGACAATATTGACATTTTGGCTTTAATAAAAGCTGCCGTTGAGGACTCCAGCAGAG GAAGAGACAGCATCAAGAGAGGGCAGGCTGAGCAAAAG GTCTCCAGCGTGTCCCAGAAGTGGGGCCGGGGCTAtggagcacaggaggagctgcagctgttccAGAAGGAGCCCAGCACTCAG gACTTGGAGCTGGAAAACCAAGATTTGAAGGATCGAATGAGGGaagtgcaggaggagcagaggatgctgctggaCAGAATCAGTGGGCTACAGCTGCAGCTCACTGAG AAAGATGAGTTGAAGAAAATCCTGACTaccaaggaaaagcagcaggaagaaagtTTAAGGACTATTGAAGCTCTCAAAGCTAAACTCAAGTATTATGAA GGTGACTCTGCGGGGTCTGGAGGTAACTTTGGAAACA GAAAAGAAGATTTATTACTTAAACAAGGCCAAGCATTTGCAGTGGAATCCCag TCCCGGTCGATGCTGAGgcccctggagctgtccctgcctaGCCAGTCGCCCAGCTCCGAGAAGGAGACTTTgaagaaggagctggagagccTGAGGAGCAGCTTTGGTGCAGCCAAGGAGGAGATCAGCaagctgcagagggagctggcCCTGAAGGCCTCGGAGTGCAGAGCTCTGGTCTCAGAGTGCGAGAGGAGCAAGGCCGAGTCTGACAGCCAGGTCAGGCAGCTGGAGGACGCCCTGAAGGACGTGCAGAAGAGGATGTTCGACTCTGAGGGCAAGGTGAAGCAGATGCAGAGCCACTTCCTGGCTCTCAAGGAGCACCTGGCCAGCGAGGTGGCCTCGGGGAGCAGCAAGGTGAcggaggagctgaaggagcagctgcGGGAGATGAAGGCCAAGTACGAGGGAGCCTCTGCCGaggtggggaaactgaggaacCAGATCAAGCAGAACGAGTTGCTGGTggcagaattccagagggacGAGGGCAGGCTggtggaggaaaacaaaaggttgcagaaggagctggtgAAGTTGGAGGTGGAGCGAGATAAAAGGGGCAGGAATGTCACGGAGTTGGAAGGGCAGCTCAGAGAGACGGCGGCCAAGCTGGCCCAGTCTGTGAGCGCAGAGCAGTTTGAGAACATGAAGGGTTTGCTGTCAAACGAGGTGAATGAGAAGGCAAGGAGGTTAGCAGAGGTGGAGGGGGAGCgggagaagctgcaggcagagctggtgctgttACAGAGGGAGTCTGAGAGCCAGAGAGCTCAGCTGGCACAGCATGTGAAGGCAGAGGAGCACGAGCAGATGAGGAGTGGGTTTGAGCTGAGGaaagaggagctggggaaggcaaTTTCTGAGCTATCACAGAAGAATGAGACTCTGCAGAAGGAACTTGAAAGATTGCAGGCTGATAACAAGGTGCTGAAGCAGCAAGTCCAAATgctaaaaactgaaattaaaagcCAGAATGTGCCTTTAAAAATTCATGAGGAGTTGAAGAAAGCAAACGATCTGGCTGTGGGTGACCTgacaaaaaagctttttgaaataaCAAAGAAGTACaatgaaagcaaagcagaagctgaaaaGTTGCTGGCAGAGAAGAACAACTTAAATGAGAATATCAGCCACTTGCAAGCTGTGTACCTGTCTCCGGAGCAGCACAAGAAAGAGCTGGAAGCTTTAAAATCTAATGGGATTGAGCTTGAGAAGCAGCTTGCTGAGCTTCAGAAGAAATATGATGAGGAGCAGGCAAAAGTGGGCAAACTGGTGGCTGAGAACACAGGCTTGAGGGAGACCCTGAGGGATCAGTACGTGCTGGCCACCACGCACGAGGAGGTTAAAACTGTCCTCAGCAGCACCCTGGAAAAGACCAATGGGGAGCTGTCAGACCTGAAGGGCAAAATTGGAGAGATAAAGCAGGAGTTCCTGAGGGTAAACGAAGAAAACGGAGCTTTAAAAAACAAGGTGAAACTCTTACAGAACCAATTAAAAACGGAGTATATCAGTTTAAAGGATCATGAAGCCATGgtaaatactttaaataaaagcgtgcaggagctgcaggagagcaacGCTGCCGTTAGGGCTGAGCACCAGAGGGGGCAAGATGAAATCTTACAGTTGCACGCAGAAATTGAAGCGCAGAAGAAGGAACTGGACACGATCCAAGAGTGCATCAAGTCGAAGTACGCCCCGGTGGCCTCCTTTgaggacagagagcagagcctggagggcacggtgcaggagctgagggcacagctgcaggagcagcagcagaggtgcagGGGCAGCGAGGAGGAGGCGCAGAGGTGCAGAGAGGAGAGCGAGCAGCTCAGGAGCGGGCTCCTGTCCATCCAGAACGACCTGCAGCACAACTACGTGCTGGCGGAGAAATGCCACCAGCTGGAGaggctgtgtgccagcagcatggaggagctggggcagcagctgagggccCTGCTGAGGAAGCACACGGGGCACGAGGGGCGGCAGGACGGGGCCGTGGCTCACGAGGTGCCGGCGGAGCGGCTGCAGGCGCTGAGGGAGGCTCTGGGCCGCActgtggaggagctgcagcaggccCTGAGCAGCAAGGAGGAGCGATACCGCGAGGAAACGCTCCGAGTcggggagctgcagcaggagctggcccaGCTGAAGGAGTCCTCGGTGTCTCTGGTGGAGTACACCCAGCtgaaggaagggctggagggagaaaTGGCGGCTGTCAAGCGCGgcctggaggaaaaggaggcGGAAACGCGGGCGAAGAGCGAGGaggtgctgaggctgcaggaggagctgcggCGGAGCCagcaggccctggcagagctgcagagccaggaggtgGTGGCCGTGGCAGAGTACAGCTCCATGAAGGCTGCCCTGGaggcccaggtgagcagcatggCCGGCCACCTGGCCAGCATGAGCCACAAGTACGAGCAGGCCTGCGAGGAGGCCCTGCAGGCCAGGAGGAGCGAGCTCTCCCTCAAGGACgagaaggagctgctccagctcaggagctgcagcatcgAGCAGGAGATCAAGGACCAGAAGGAGAGGTGTGACAAATCGCTGACAACCATTATTGACCTGCAGAAGAGGATCCAGGAGTCTGCCAAGCAGGTGGAAGCCAAGGACAACAAG ataacAGAGCTGCTGAACGACGTGGAGCGGTTGAAGCAGGCTCTCAGCGGCCTGTCCCAGCTGACATACACCACTGGGATCCCCTCCAAGAGGCACAACCAGCAGGTGGAACTGCTCCAGAGCCAAGTGAAaacactccagcagcagctggct GACGCCACCCGGCAGCACCAGGAGGTGGTGGCAGTGTACAGGACACACCTGCTCAGCGCTGtccag GGTCACATGGATGAAgatgtgcaggctgccctgctgcagatCATCCGCATGAGGCAGGGCCTGgtctgctga